The Labeo rohita strain BAU-BD-2019 chromosome 22, IGBB_LRoh.1.0, whole genome shotgun sequence genomic sequence CTTCCTGTGCAGCTTCCTGCTCACTTCTGTGAAGCCGCACACCAAAATGTTGCAAGAGGTTTTTGAAATGTGACAGCTGAGGTTGTGGAAGTGGAAGTTACATAATATTAGATAAATATTTACCTTAGGACGGACTTATCAACAGCAATAAGAGTATATTATATACTgctgtttttataaatgcaatatatttatatattctgtaatatataacatagttaaataattataatatataatataattcaaatatttttgagcatgcaatttattttatttactaattaattactaaattaatacatatgaataaataaatattttgtaatacttgTTATTAATAGAGTTggagcagtttttaaatatgttgtagcttcataatgaaataaaaacagaaacaaataaacaaacaaaagtaaataaatatttttgttttcaaaatagTAGTTTTGGACTTTTGCAGTTTTGAgtccattttaattattaaatataaattaataaataaattaaataataaatgaataaattgaatatttgcaaaatgaaacattttaataaatgttaatatattaattaatatttttatatatataaaatatgtacaaatggtaatacataaataaataaacaaacaaacaaacaaaaatgattaacccaaatgaaattaatgtttgttttctaaataataataaaatgttaaatattgtttgtaatgttGTTATTACAACaacatttacagcattttttttaaaatgtaaattcataaataaataattatgttttttaatcaaattaattaataaataatccaAACAAGCTAAATTGGCCATTTGTGTtgtcagaaataataataataattataatataatatattaaatatattttttatacataataaaaatctgaaatagataataataataataataatagtaataataataatagttattattattattattattaaatgcactgttttttaaattcaatttattattaaataaaaaaatcaactagccattttatcttttttttagatgaattaataaattcaattgattaattaattaatttatttatttattcattcattcatttgaatcaGCTAATCtgatgttattaaatattttgatattattaaattaaaaatcaactaGCTAATTTATCTTTTCtagattaattaataaatcCAAGAaagtttgaatatatatttctgtgtcATCAGCTGATCTGGTGTTGATTTTTACTCTGTGTTCGTTTATTAGGTTTCCTCTTGGACTTCATCTCATATCCAGTAATTAAAGGCTTCACCTGTGCTGCTGCCGTCACCATCGGCTTCGGTCAGGTCAAGGTCAGAGTCTCACACTAGAACAACCGCTTACGCCTTTCGTCCGTTCATTAGCATGTTTCTCAAATGTCCTTGAAGATCTTTGAATAGTTGTCTCAATCCACTTCGTATTTGTTGTGCAGAATATTCTGGGTCTGAAGGAGATCCCACAGCAGTTCTTCTTACAGGTTTACTACACCTTCCACAAGATACCTGAGGCCAGGTGAGCACACAAATATATGTCTGACCAATCAACCGCCACCGTTTTGCTAATTACAATCATCTGTGTTCTCAGAGTTGGAGATGTGATTCTGGGTCTGTGCTGTCTGTTCTTCCTGGTCATGTTGATGCTGATGAAGAATTCTCTGGGTTCGTCTGAAGATGAGGCTCCTCTCCTCGTCCGATCTGCCCGAAGGCTGGTGTGGAGTTTAGCTACTAGTGAGTGCTCTAAAAACTCTTGTGAATCTGTAAAGTAACGACAGATATTTAAACGTGTTCTTCCTGTATCGCAGTCCGGAACGCTCTGGTCGTCGTAGCAGCGACTAGTGTTGCGTATTCCGCTGAGGTCACCGGACACCATTTCTTCAGCCTCACTGGAAAAACCGCCAAAGGACTGCCTCCGTTCAAAGCCCCACCCCTTTCAGAGACTGTACCCAATGGGACAGTGATTACTTTCGGTGACATTGCGAAGGTGAGAAATAATAGTGTAGTTTTTGatgcaaatctgtcatagcttttgatgtcaaaaaaaaaaaaagccccaaaaaaatcaaatactgcgcaattatattaagaaatgtgttattcatttattattttttatgataggATTGTCAGTAGATTGAGATAATCttgatatttgtttttgtaaaaatctTCAAGAGTGCtataataaaatacacttaCATATACTTAAGAATATAAACTATTTGAGGcactaaaacacatttaaaattatattgtatatatgagataacatataattaaataaaaacaattataaattaaatatgaataaaacctaaaacaaaactgaatataattatgtatagaaaatatatatagaaattaaatgcattaaagtaGTAACTTAAATTTATACttaagaattaaaaagaaaattgttgcaattatattgtatatatcaaatataaaatatttgaatattaaaattatttcaatattaattaaatataaatataaatatcttctaaaataaaacctaatataataataataatatgtgtggaaattatatagaaataaaattaaatgcattgaaatagatgaaataatacaaaattgtataataatataaaataatcaggatttgtaaaattatttaaatataaattaaatagtaataaagtaataaagtaaCACATAtagaatacataaataaaagtaaattgaataataatataaaataattaagattattctgttatttgtaaaattatttcaatattaattaaatgtcaATTAAATAGAAGTAAAACcgaaaataaaacttaatataatCTAACAATatgtatagaaaatatatagaaatataattatcaaatattaacaaaatattcaaatattaacattatttcagtatattacttacaatctaaaataatatctaataaaatagtatgttttgaaaatatgtagaaataaaattaaattcattaaatatacttcaaatattaaaatttcaatattaatttgaacataaaataaaacctaataaaatacatatagaaaatctatagaaataaaatgaaatgcagtaaatataaaaaatgtaaaatattcaaatattaaaatgatttcaatattacttaaatataaattaaacctaatataatgaaataatatatatagaaaatgtaaataaataaaatgaaatgcattaaatagataaaataataaaaataaattgtataataatataaaataatcaagatcactctgttttttgtaaaatgattttaatatcaattaatataaatataaataaaacctaaaataaaaacaaacgtaataaaaaataatatgtatggaaatatatataaataaaattaaatgcattaaatatataaaatgtaaaatatttaaatattgttaattaaaacaaaaaattaaacaatagaaaaaatatgtatagaaaaaatatagaaataaaataaatgctatgaTGAAATAAATGAGATGATCACgattattctgttttttgtaagaatttttaaaagatgatataatgcaattttgcagttatattaataatgtaattatatgtaattttcttAAGAATGTGAATTATTAGAGGCATCTGAAACGCATTTAAcattgtttatgtaaatatttaaacattaagtaaatataaatagtccttttaatttataaattaaaataatgtaaagtgACCTAAATATAAAGGCAGCTATATGtgcataaacacacatttatattataaagatgattatattatataataaagataaagtgttgtttcaataaatataaatgtaaactatttttaataaaactatttgaaaataaattatataatattgtaaaaaaaaaaaaaaaatcactgtatgaatgccaaaaataattaaatatatatttgaaaataattacttttcTCAATGCACTATTAATGTCAAAtgtataaacttttaaaataaaaaacatgtttgtttttatttcttaatattaaaaaataaggacattattctatcaacaaaatatttttttttaataataaataaataaataataaaatatttcataataatataagcaaaatataaaatattttaaaaactacccTCTGGCACCCCCTTGTGGCCTACTTGTGGTACTTAGAAAATTGAGCTGTCATGTAATAGTATGATATTAGTAAAATATATGTGACAGTTTAGAGATTTTAAGTTGGAAATCTAGTAAAATAGTGATCATTACTGACCACTCAAGTGTGTTTTCACAGGATTTAGGCGGCGGTCTGGCTGTCATTCCTTTAATGGGTGTTTTAGAGAGCATCGCAATTGCAAAGGCGTTCGGTAAGAACTTCAAATCATGCTTACTTCCATATAAACCAACACAGATGCAGTTAGGCCACATCTAACAGTCTTTTCTCAATGCAGCCAGCAAGAATAACTACCGAATCGATGCCAACCAAGAGCTCTTTGCCATCGGTGAGAGTTTCTCCTCACTTCCGAAGTTTAAACAGAGCGTTAATCAGTCgtttctcattttaatgttgtttctgCAGGTCTCACAAACATCATGGGCTCGTTCGTGTCGGCGTATCCCGTCACGGGCAGCTTCGGGAGGTCCGTCTGCAAGCTAAACGCTAAATACTAAAGTGTCTTTTGGTTAATTCTTCACGTTGTAAATGCGTTTATGTGTTGTTTCCTGACAGAACCGCTGTGAACTCTCAAACCGGAGTGTGTTCACCTGCGGGAGGGATCGTCACAGGTAACGCACAAACACGCTTTTTGCGTTCAGGTTGACATTTGACAAATGTgtgaagtgtgtgtttttttgtgcagGTGTTATAGTGCTGCTGTCTCTGGCCTTCCTCATGCCGCTCTTCTTCTACATCCCTAAAGCGTCACTCGCTGCCGTCATCATCTGCGCCGTCAGTCCCATGATAGACTTCAGAGTGCCAGTCCAGCTCTGGAGAGTCAAGAGTGAGACTTTACACCACATATTtagatgtaaaaaaattatgcatgtgtgtgagtgtgtgtgtgtattgttgtTTGCCTCAGGACTCGATCTGCTGCCGTTCTTGGTGACGTTTGTGGTCAGTTTTTGGGAGGTGCAGTACGGCATTGTGGGAGGTGTGGTTGTTTCTGGTTTCATGCTGTTGTACACTGTGGCCAGACCCAAAGTGAAAGTGAGTTTCAACTGTTTGTTGTTTATGAAATGTATATGCTGTGTGTGATAAATGTAGACTGTGAGTTGTAGGACGTTTATTCTAGAAATCCACTTTTTGTTTGAGTTTTAGCATGTGTGCTAGTGGAAATCACCATAAAATTAGTACAAAATGTCTTAAAAGCATAGtctaaaaaaaacctcaaaaaacaaatacagtgtgattatattaataa encodes the following:
- the slc26a11 gene encoding sodium-independent sulfate anion transporter, yielding MWDLQMERVTGVRWYAALRSCFPILTWLPRYNLTWLKMDLIAGLTVGLTAVPQALAYAEVAGLPVQYGLYSAFMGGFIYCIFGTSKDITLGPTAIMSLLCLTYIGGDPVFAVVLTLLCGVIQTGMALLRLGFLLDFISYPVIKGFTCAAAVTIGFGQVKNILGLKEIPQQFFLQVYYTFHKIPEARVGDVILGLCCLFFLVMLMLMKNSLGSSEDEAPLLVRSARRLVWSLATIRNALVVVAATSVAYSAEVTGHHFFSLTGKTAKGLPPFKAPPLSETVPNGTVITFGDIAKDLGGGLAVIPLMGVLESIAIAKAFASKNNYRIDANQELFAIGLTNIMGSFVSAYPVTGSFGRTAVNSQTGVCSPAGGIVTGVIVLLSLAFLMPLFFYIPKASLAAVIICAVSPMIDFRVPVQLWRVKRLDLLPFLVTFVVSFWEVQYGIVGGVVVSGFMLLYTVARPKVKVSDHGVLLLELDSGLNFPVTEHLSRLVYKHALHASPPRCLVLDCSHVSSIDFTVVHELTELLKQFELRGVSMIFAGLKASVLKVLLTADLPGFRHTDRVDEALQLLTSSNHYDPLF